A genome region from Panicum virgatum strain AP13 chromosome 4K, P.virgatum_v5, whole genome shotgun sequence includes the following:
- the LOC120704159 gene encoding aluminum-activated malate transporter 12-like isoform X1 — protein MAMACALNSINKKSTLLMLTAPVKTIGRIPASWGRHAWSIGREDPRRAVHALKAGTALTLVSLLYILEPFFKGIGKNAMWAVMTVVVVLEFTAGATICKGLNRGLGTVLASSLALLIELVASGTGKVFRAFIVGASVFIIGFAATYVRFFPTIKKSYDYGVLIFLLTFNLITVSSYRQNDVLPLTRDRLSTIAIGCAICLFMSLLVLPNWSGEDLHNSTVNKFEGLATSIEGGYPLLLVHIKACNNYQNSPKNSDKRKLTACVNEYFRDQDKDDNDKQEARASIQIGYRAVLDSKSSDETLAHYASWEPRHSMHCYSYPWQKYVKLGSVLRHFAYTVAALHGCLESEIQTPPSVRLLFRDPCTRVAREVVKVLQELAVSIRRHRRCAPDVLSDHLHEALQDLNSAIISQPRLFLGSKRACAANKHMLMELNSGNHTASRTTLHSFKTDATALSERKNTGTEQPQEHNERGMLRPTLSKIAITSLEFSQALPFAAFASLLVEMVVRLEMVIEEVKNLERAANFREFPGHDHLVIDLSSKEMTRNSNATALNPVSAAAE, from the exons ATGGCAATGGCTTGCGCTCTGAATTCCATCAACAAGAAAAGCACTTTGCTGATGCTTACTGCACCAGTGAAGACAATAGGCAGGATTCCAGCTTCGTGGGGGagacatgcatggagtattggGAGAGAAGATCCAAGGAGAGCTGTCCATGCTCTCAAGGCTGGGACAGCCCTCACGCTGGTCTCGCTCTTGTACATACTCGAACCTTTCTTCAAAGGAATTGGGAAGAATGCAATGTGGGCAGTCATGACCGTAGTTGTCGTGCTTGAATTCACTGCAG GAGCAACCATATGCAAAGGGCTGAATAGAGGGTTGGGAACAGTGCTGGCAAGCTCTCTTGCACTTCTCATTGAGCTTGTTGCTTCTGGAACCGGGAAGGTTTTCCGTGCTTTCATTGTGGGAGCTTCGGTGTTTATAATAG GATTTGCTGCCACATATGTTAGATTCTTCCCAACAATCAAGAAGAGCTACGATTACGGTGTGCTGATTTTTCTCTTAACCTTCAATCTGATAACGGTGTCAAGCTACCGCCAAAACGATGTGCTCCCATTAACGAGAGATCGTTTAAGTACTATTGCCATCGGCTGCGCAATATGTCTATTCATGAGTCTCTTGGTTTTGCCAAACTGGTCTGGGGAAGACCTCCACAATAGCACAGTTAACAAATTCGAAGGATTAGCAACTTCTATTGAAGGTGGGTACCCATTACTCCTAGTCCATATTAAAGCTTGTaacaattatcaaaactcaccaaaaaattctgacaaaaGAAAGCTCACAGCTTGTGTGAATGAGTATTTCCGAGACCAGGATAAAGACGATAACGATAAGCAGGAAGCAAGAGCTTCAATTCAAATAGGATATAGGGCGGTCTTGGACTCAAAATCCAGTGATGAGACCCTG GCACACTATGCAAGCTGGGAGCCAAGACACTCAATGCACTGTTACAGTTACCCATGGCAAAAGTATGTGAAGCTCGGATCCGTGCTTAGGCACTTTGCGTACACAGTTGCTGCACTTCATGGATGTTTGGAATCTGAGATACAG ACTCCACCATCCGTGAGATTACTGTTCCGAGATCCATGCACAAGAGTTGCTCGAGAAGTCGTCAAGGTTCTGCAGGAGCTTGCGGTGAGCATAAGGCGTCACCGGCGCTGTGCCCCTGATGTGCTCTCTGATCATCTTCATGAAGCGCTGCAGGATCTGAACTCGGCAATCATATCACAGCCGCGGCTCTTCCTTGGCTCCAAACGAGCGTGTGCCGCCAATAAGCATATGCTCATGGAACTCAACTCTGGAAATCACACGGCTTCGAGAACTACCCTTCATTCATTCAAGACTGATGCGACAGCACTGTCAGAAAGGAAGAACACGGGAACAGAACAACCGCAGGAGCACAACGAGAGGGGCATGTTGCGGCCGACGCTGAGCAAGATTGCCATCACGAGCCTCGAGTTCTCCCAGGCGCTTCCGTTCGCAGCTTTCGCTTCGTTGCTGGTGGAGATGGTGGTGCGGCTGGAGATGGTGATAGAGGAAGTGAAGAACCTGGAGCGAGCTGCAAATTTCAGAGAGTTCCCTGGACATGATCATCTGGTCATTGATCTCAGTAGCAAGGAGATGACGAGGAACAGTAATGCTACGGCATTGAACCCAGTTTCTGCTGCAGCTGAGTGA
- the LOC120704159 gene encoding aluminum-activated malate transporter 12-like isoform X2 — protein MAMACALNSINKKSTLLMLTAPVKTIGRIPASWGRHAWSIGREDPRRAVHALKAGTALTLVSLLYILEPFFKGIGKNAMWAVMTVVVVLEFTAGATICKGLNRGLGTVLASSLALLIELVASGTGKVFRAFIVGASVFIIGFAATYVRFFPTIKKSYDYGVLIFLLTFNLITVSSYRQNDVLPLTRDRLSTIAIGCAICLFMSLLVLPNWSGEDLHNSTVNKFEGLATSIEACVNEYFRDQDKDDNDKQEARASIQIGYRAVLDSKSSDETLAHYASWEPRHSMHCYSYPWQKYVKLGSVLRHFAYTVAALHGCLESEIQTPPSVRLLFRDPCTRVAREVVKVLQELAVSIRRHRRCAPDVLSDHLHEALQDLNSAIISQPRLFLGSKRACAANKHMLMELNSGNHTASRTTLHSFKTDATALSERKNTGTEQPQEHNERGMLRPTLSKIAITSLEFSQALPFAAFASLLVEMVVRLEMVIEEVKNLERAANFREFPGHDHLVIDLSSKEMTRNSNATALNPVSAAAE, from the exons ATGGCAATGGCTTGCGCTCTGAATTCCATCAACAAGAAAAGCACTTTGCTGATGCTTACTGCACCAGTGAAGACAATAGGCAGGATTCCAGCTTCGTGGGGGagacatgcatggagtattggGAGAGAAGATCCAAGGAGAGCTGTCCATGCTCTCAAGGCTGGGACAGCCCTCACGCTGGTCTCGCTCTTGTACATACTCGAACCTTTCTTCAAAGGAATTGGGAAGAATGCAATGTGGGCAGTCATGACCGTAGTTGTCGTGCTTGAATTCACTGCAG GAGCAACCATATGCAAAGGGCTGAATAGAGGGTTGGGAACAGTGCTGGCAAGCTCTCTTGCACTTCTCATTGAGCTTGTTGCTTCTGGAACCGGGAAGGTTTTCCGTGCTTTCATTGTGGGAGCTTCGGTGTTTATAATAG GATTTGCTGCCACATATGTTAGATTCTTCCCAACAATCAAGAAGAGCTACGATTACGGTGTGCTGATTTTTCTCTTAACCTTCAATCTGATAACGGTGTCAAGCTACCGCCAAAACGATGTGCTCCCATTAACGAGAGATCGTTTAAGTACTATTGCCATCGGCTGCGCAATATGTCTATTCATGAGTCTCTTGGTTTTGCCAAACTGGTCTGGGGAAGACCTCCACAATAGCACAGTTAACAAATTCGAAGGATTAGCAACTTCTATTGAAG CTTGTGTGAATGAGTATTTCCGAGACCAGGATAAAGACGATAACGATAAGCAGGAAGCAAGAGCTTCAATTCAAATAGGATATAGGGCGGTCTTGGACTCAAAATCCAGTGATGAGACCCTG GCACACTATGCAAGCTGGGAGCCAAGACACTCAATGCACTGTTACAGTTACCCATGGCAAAAGTATGTGAAGCTCGGATCCGTGCTTAGGCACTTTGCGTACACAGTTGCTGCACTTCATGGATGTTTGGAATCTGAGATACAG ACTCCACCATCCGTGAGATTACTGTTCCGAGATCCATGCACAAGAGTTGCTCGAGAAGTCGTCAAGGTTCTGCAGGAGCTTGCGGTGAGCATAAGGCGTCACCGGCGCTGTGCCCCTGATGTGCTCTCTGATCATCTTCATGAAGCGCTGCAGGATCTGAACTCGGCAATCATATCACAGCCGCGGCTCTTCCTTGGCTCCAAACGAGCGTGTGCCGCCAATAAGCATATGCTCATGGAACTCAACTCTGGAAATCACACGGCTTCGAGAACTACCCTTCATTCATTCAAGACTGATGCGACAGCACTGTCAGAAAGGAAGAACACGGGAACAGAACAACCGCAGGAGCACAACGAGAGGGGCATGTTGCGGCCGACGCTGAGCAAGATTGCCATCACGAGCCTCGAGTTCTCCCAGGCGCTTCCGTTCGCAGCTTTCGCTTCGTTGCTGGTGGAGATGGTGGTGCGGCTGGAGATGGTGATAGAGGAAGTGAAGAACCTGGAGCGAGCTGCAAATTTCAGAGAGTTCCCTGGACATGATCATCTGGTCATTGATCTCAGTAGCAAGGAGATGACGAGGAACAGTAATGCTACGGCATTGAACCCAGTTTCTGCTGCAGCTGAGTGA